Proteins encoded by one window of Vibrio algicola:
- the mnmG gene encoding tRNA uridine-5-carboxymethylaminomethyl(34) synthesis enzyme MnmG, protein MFYHENFDVIVVGGGHAGTEAALASARTGQKTLLLTHNIDTLGQMSCNPAIGGIGKGHLVKEVDALGGLMAQAIDKSGIQFRTLNASKGPAVRATRAQADRLLYKTAVRQTLENQPNLTLFQQAVDDLIVEGSQVVGVVTQMGLKFKAQAVVLTVGTFLGGKIHIGLENFSGGRAGDPPSIALANRLRDLPFRVDRLKTGTPPRIDARTVDLSRLEQQHGDTPIPVFSFMGSKQDHPEQIPCFITHTNEKTHDVIRNNLDRSPMYSGVIEGIGPRYCPSIEDKVMRFADKNSHQIFIEPEGLTTTELYPNGISTSLPFDVQVKIVQSMNGFENAQIMRPGYAIEYDFFDPRDLKQSYETKFINGLFFAGQINGTTGYEEAAAQGLMAGLNASLYTQGKEAWSPRRDQAYMGVLIDDLSTMGTKEPYRMFTSRAEYRLLLREDNADLRLTEQGRELGLVDDARWARFNQKVENIEQERQRLKDIWVNPKSENIEQLNQLLKTPITREANGEDLLRRPEMTYDKLTSLEVFAAQVDDQQATEQVEIQVKYQGYIQRQQDEIDKSLRHENTKLPFDLDYSVVKGLSNEVVMKLSNAKPETIGIASRISGITPAAISILLVHLKKQGLLKKGDAA, encoded by the coding sequence ATGTTTTATCACGAAAACTTTGACGTCATAGTCGTCGGTGGTGGTCATGCAGGAACGGAAGCTGCGCTGGCATCAGCACGCACCGGTCAAAAAACATTACTGCTTACTCACAATATCGACACTTTAGGCCAAATGTCTTGCAATCCTGCCATTGGCGGAATTGGCAAAGGACACCTAGTCAAAGAAGTGGATGCTTTGGGTGGATTAATGGCTCAAGCTATTGATAAATCTGGTATTCAATTTAGAACGCTTAATGCCTCTAAAGGTCCAGCAGTACGAGCAACTCGAGCTCAAGCCGATCGATTATTATATAAAACCGCAGTACGTCAAACACTTGAAAATCAACCGAATTTAACCTTGTTCCAACAAGCGGTTGATGACTTGATCGTGGAAGGATCGCAAGTGGTTGGGGTTGTAACTCAAATGGGGCTTAAATTCAAAGCTCAAGCTGTGGTGTTAACCGTAGGGACTTTCCTTGGTGGTAAGATCCATATTGGTTTAGAAAACTTTTCTGGTGGTCGCGCTGGAGATCCACCGTCGATCGCCTTGGCCAATCGACTGCGAGATCTTCCATTTAGAGTTGATCGTCTTAAAACCGGTACGCCACCTCGTATTGATGCGCGTACGGTTGATCTTTCTCGCCTTGAGCAACAACATGGTGATACCCCGATCCCTGTTTTTTCGTTTATGGGAAGTAAACAGGATCACCCTGAACAAATTCCATGTTTTATTACTCACACCAATGAAAAAACCCATGATGTGATCCGTAATAACTTAGATCGTAGCCCAATGTATTCTGGGGTTATCGAAGGCATTGGTCCACGCTACTGCCCATCGATTGAAGATAAAGTGATGCGCTTTGCTGATAAAAACAGCCATCAGATCTTTATTGAGCCGGAAGGACTGACTACCACAGAATTATACCCAAATGGTATTTCGACCAGTTTGCCATTCGATGTGCAAGTGAAAATTGTTCAATCCATGAATGGTTTTGAGAATGCTCAGATCATGCGTCCAGGTTATGCGATTGAATACGATTTCTTTGATCCGCGTGATTTAAAACAAAGTTATGAAACCAAGTTTATTAATGGCTTGTTCTTCGCAGGACAAATTAACGGTACCACGGGTTATGAAGAAGCGGCAGCGCAAGGCTTAATGGCCGGCCTGAATGCGTCCTTGTATACCCAAGGCAAAGAGGCTTGGAGCCCACGTCGTGACCAAGCTTACATGGGCGTGTTGATCGATGATTTATCCACTATGGGCACCAAAGAACCGTACCGTATGTTTACCTCTCGCGCCGAATATCGTTTGTTATTGCGCGAAGATAACGCTGACTTACGTTTAACCGAACAAGGTCGTGAGTTAGGTTTGGTCGATGATGCTCGTTGGGCGCGTTTCAATCAAAAAGTTGAAAATATCGAACAAGAACGTCAACGTCTCAAAGATATTTGGGTTAATCCAAAATCTGAAAATATTGAACAATTGAATCAACTGTTAAAAACGCCGATCACGCGTGAAGCGAATGGTGAAGATCTTTTACGTCGTCCTGAAATGACCTACGATAAATTAACCAGCTTAGAAGTATTTGCGGCGCAAGTCGATGATCAACAAGCCACTGAGCAAGTTGAGATCCAAGTGAAATATCAAGGCTATATTCAGCGTCAACAAGACGAAATTGATAAATCACTGCGTCATGAAAACACCAAACTGCCATTCGATTTAGATTATTCGGTGGTGAAAGGTTTATCCAATGAAGTGGTGATGAAGTTAAGCAATGCCAAACCAGAAACTATCGGTATTGCATCGCGCATTTCAGGTATTACTCCAGCCGCGATTTCTATTTTGTTGGTGCATTTAAAGAAACAAGGCCTGTTAAAAAAAGGTGATGCGGCATGA
- the mioC gene encoding FMN-binding protein MioC: MIHIITGSTLGGAEYVGDHLSDILIAQGLQTTIHNQPKLPEIEAKGIWLVITSTHGAGDYPDNIQPFIDSLKTAPPRMSEVSFAVIAIGDSSYDTFCGAGKDARATLLDIGGKELCPALEIDILTTSVAEDPAEEWLNHHLNAFTDS, from the coding sequence ATGATCCACATTATTACCGGAAGCACACTCGGTGGTGCCGAATATGTCGGCGATCATTTAAGTGATATTCTGATCGCACAAGGGCTACAAACTACCATCCATAACCAACCAAAGCTGCCTGAAATAGAAGCAAAAGGGATCTGGTTGGTGATAACCTCAACTCATGGTGCTGGCGATTATCCTGATAATATTCAACCATTTATTGATAGCTTGAAAACAGCACCGCCTCGCATGTCTGAGGTTTCTTTTGCCGTTATCGCAATTGGTGATTCCAGCTACGATACCTTCTGTGGCGCAGGTAAAGACGCCAGAGCAACGCTATTAGATATTGGTGGAAAAGAGCTTTGTCCAGCGTTAGAAATAGACATATTAACCACTTCCGTCGCTGAAGATCCGGCTGAAGAATGGCTCAATCACCACCTTAATGCCTTCACTGATAGCTAA
- the mnmE gene encoding tRNA uridine-5-carboxymethylaminomethyl(34) synthesis GTPase MnmE produces the protein MTTETIVAQATALGRGGVGIIRVSGPKATQVAQEVLGRAVKPRYAEYLPFKDEDGKQLDQGIALFFPNPHSFTGEDVLELQGHGGPVVMDMLIRRILKIEGIRAARPGEFSERAFLNDKIDLTQAEAIADLIDASSEEAAKSALNSLQGEFSGRINKLVDSLIYLRIYVEAAIDFPEEEIDFLADGKVSSDLQAIIDNLAAVRKEANQGAIIREGMKVVIAGRPNAGKSSLLNALSGKDSAIVTDIAGTTRDVLREHIHIDGMPLHIIDTAGLREASDEVERIGIERAWEEIAQADRVLFMVDGTSTDATDPKEIWPDFAERLPDNIGMTVIRNKADQTGEGLGICHVNNPTLIRLSAKTGQGIDALREHLKSCMGFAGGNEGSFMARRRHLEALDNAAQHLDIGQQQLEGYMAGEILAEELRITQQYLNEITGEFSSDDLLGRIFSSFCIGK, from the coding sequence ATGACAACAGAGACAATCGTAGCTCAAGCCACCGCCCTCGGTCGAGGTGGTGTCGGTATCATCCGAGTATCAGGACCAAAAGCCACACAGGTTGCTCAGGAAGTACTGGGGCGAGCGGTGAAACCACGTTATGCCGAATACTTACCGTTTAAAGATGAAGATGGTAAACAGCTAGACCAAGGCATCGCGCTATTCTTCCCTAACCCACATTCCTTTACCGGTGAAGATGTATTAGAACTACAAGGTCATGGCGGCCCTGTGGTCATGGATATGCTGATCCGACGCATTTTAAAAATTGAAGGTATCCGAGCTGCCCGCCCAGGTGAATTCTCTGAACGCGCATTCTTAAACGATAAAATCGATTTAACACAAGCCGAAGCAATTGCTGATTTAATAGATGCCAGTTCAGAAGAAGCGGCCAAATCTGCGCTTAATTCTCTGCAAGGTGAGTTTTCTGGCCGCATCAATAAACTGGTCGATTCATTGATCTACTTGCGCATTTATGTCGAAGCGGCGATTGATTTTCCAGAAGAAGAAATCGACTTTTTAGCCGATGGTAAAGTCAGCAGCGATTTGCAAGCCATCATAGATAATCTCGCCGCAGTGCGCAAAGAAGCCAACCAAGGTGCCATCATTCGTGAAGGTATGAAAGTGGTTATCGCTGGTCGTCCTAATGCCGGTAAATCAAGCCTATTAAACGCATTATCAGGCAAAGACTCCGCTATTGTGACCGATATTGCAGGTACCACCCGTGACGTGTTACGCGAGCATATACACATCGACGGTATGCCATTGCATATTATTGACACTGCGGGGTTACGCGAAGCCTCCGACGAAGTGGAAAGAATTGGCATCGAACGCGCATGGGAAGAAATAGCCCAAGCAGATCGAGTGCTATTTATGGTCGATGGCACCAGCACAGATGCCACTGATCCTAAAGAAATTTGGCCTGATTTTGCCGAACGCTTGCCCGACAATATAGGCATGACAGTGATCCGCAATAAAGCCGATCAAACGGGTGAAGGACTGGGGATTTGCCATGTTAATAATCCGACCTTGATCCGCCTATCAGCCAAAACTGGTCAAGGTATCGATGCCTTGCGCGAGCATTTAAAATCTTGCATGGGCTTTGCTGGTGGTAATGAAGGCAGCTTTATGGCGCGTCGTCGTCACCTAGAAGCACTGGATAACGCCGCTCAGCACCTAGACATAGGTCAGCAGCAACTTGAAGGTTATATGGCAGGAGAGATCTTGGCAGAAGAGCTTAGGATCACTCAGCAGTACCTAAATGAGATCACGGGTGAGTTTAGTTCAGATGATCTTTTAGGCCGTATTTTCTCGTCTTTTTGTATTGGTAAATAA